ATAGTTACTAGCATATAGATATTTCCAGTTGGATGTGGAGGAGAGTGCAATCCCTGAATTATGATGCAACCAGGATAATGTAACCTAGGAAATGGAAGAAACACATTGAAGCTAGAACATAGACCGAAAGAGTGGAATATACAGTAAAAGGTGAAAGTGGAATAGATGGCTAAGAGGTTGGCCCAGCATTCTGTGTGCTCACAGGTTTAGACTTCATTTtgaatgaaatgaaaagcaaTTGAAACATTTCAAGCCACCGAGTAAAGTaagatttatattttagtttaggTACTTCTGAGAGCAATATAGGAGATGTATTGGAGATATGGCATACACAAGGAAAGGTCCTGGCTGTGCATATTGTCATTGCCTATGTAAGTGCTGTTGAGGGAAAGCTTATAAATAAGTAGaaatgaatgaagacagtgggtcaGACAAGACACAGGAGAAGGGTTACAGCACACGAGTGTAAAGAACTGTAGGTTAAAGTTGAAGGAGAAGATGAGAATTTTCCTTAagttttatcttttgtttctGTGCAAAATAGTGTTTCTCAAGAAAAAGGAAACTCAAGAATAAACTGCTTTGTGGGAAAACTGTGCACAATTATAGTCATTTAAAGAGCTTTAATCAAAATGGAGCAGTTGATAGTTGGGCATTTCATTGAACTAAAGGTATGGGTGAGATTGTCTGAATgtataaaggaaagagaagaccAAAGAGTACCTGTAGGGACTCTTAGGTTGTAAGAAGTGGGTATACAGAAGACCAAGGGGGATATTTAGAGAGGCATGTAGAGGCTGAAAGAGAATATCGCAAAGAAGTTAACAATAGAATGAAATGATGGCcagaaaaacctttaaaaagcaGTGACATGCACTGGCACCATAACAGGTCCACAGAGAGGGTGGCATCGTTTCTGATGTCCCTTTCAGAAATCAAtgtgaaaaagaaggaaagcttGGCTGTAAAGGAGATCCCCagcacagtgtgtgcagtaggaacTGATGGAGATAAGGTGCCATCTGGTTTCCTTGGTTAATCTATTAACACATAAATTGGAAATCCATTCTAAATGCTTTTATATATTAGTCATCTCAAGCAAACAATGCCAGAGTGATACTACACAGAAAGCATAATTAACAGCAGGGCCAAATTTATATCAAGATTAAAATGCTGCAAAGTAAAGTGGCTGGGGAGAAAgggcaaatctctctctcttctcttcttcttcttcttcttcttcttcttcttcttcttcttcttcttcttcttcttcttcttcttcttcctcctcctcctcctcctcctcctcctcctcctcctccttcttctctctctctctctctctctctctctctctctctctctctctctctctttctctctctctctctctctctctctctctctctctctctctctctccctctctgtctcttgttttttagagacagggttccCCTGTGTAATAGTCcgagctgtcctggaacgagctcttatagatcaggctggcctcaaacttgcagggATTCAcccgcctctacctcccgagtgctgggattaaaggcgtgcaccaccaccatccaactGGAAAATTTATCTTGTAATGAGTTATAGAAAGTGGTTGGGAGAAATGGTTCATTGATTAAAGTTCTAGGGATGGTAAACTGAGGAATGGtaatgtgagatttccctctgtattctgtgattgCCATTGATTAGTAAAGAAACTATTTGGGCCtctagcagggcagaacagagctaggcgggtaaatctaaactgaatgctatgaaaaagaaggcagagtcaggagaagccatgtagccccgcctgacagagacaccatgtagctgccagagggggaAAACATGAGcagccagctggaaccttgccagtatgtcacaagcctcatgataaaatataaaataatagaaatgaattaacttaagatgtaagagttagccagaaatatgcttaagctattggaaaaacagtattgcaaataatatagtttctgtgtgattatctcaggagtctgggtggctgggaaatgaacaagcagcctctgacaacagaatggtgtaagcagagactgctcattcatttcctggccacctgtACTcaaatacagaaactatattaattacagcagtGCTTGAtatattagctcagacttcttattaactagtgcttacattttaaatgaacccatttctattaatctttgtatcagcATGAGGCTGTGTCTTACTTGTAAGGATCCAGCGTCTGACTCCTTTGTAtcagcatgaggctgtggcttacttgtaaggatccagtgtctgtctcctttggcagctacgtgatgtctccttgactccgcctactctctctatttatctcttccaacctggttATATTCTGCTTTGCCATAGGCCAACACAGctttagtcattaaccaataaaagcaatacatatacagaagaacattccacatcagaatggagcaaggcagatgTGATGAGACACATGTAATTCCAGCCTTGAAAGTCACAGACCACGGAGACAGGGGTCCTCCAGAGCTAGGTAGCTAGTGAACGTAGCCATATGGGTGATCTCtaggtttgattgagagaccctttctcaaggaATAAAGTGGAAGAGAATGAGGATGATTTCTAATGTTAGCCTTGGGCCTCTACAACTATCAGCATACATGTCCACTAGCAACATATGTCCACACACATTCAGATGGGCAcaccatacataccacatacacatgaaaatggagaaaaacttataacaaaattaattctGAGAGCATTATGTAGTGATATACAAAAGTGTTTAACACacaaaaaatgttaaatactGATTAATAATTAAGTTTATTGTTATTACTTTTGTCTTTTCAGAATTTTGATTTTGTCACTTTTTCCCTGATTATTTTCTTGGCATAAGAAAAGatccatctgaaaaaaaatcatttttgattgattctggttttggtttttggcatTCAATGCCTGTTACCATCAACACTCAACAGTCTCACACCAAGGGTGATGTCAACCTGACAAAAATGAGAGCCACTTAGGAAAAGAACCTTAAGAATTGCCTCCATTAGACTGGACGGTTGGCATGTCTTGAGGAATTTTCGTAATTACTAATCATAGCAGGACCCAGCCCTCGGTGAGTGGTGTCATCCCTAGAAAGGTAGGCCTGGGGTATGTACATAAAAGAAGTAGCTaggcaaggcagaggcagcaagGCAATACATGCCGTTTCtccctggtctctgcttcagtttccaccATCAGTTCCCTCCTGGTCCTCCTTtcttggcttcccttgatgatgtACTATACCCtgataagccctttcctcctcctccgagtgtgtggtcagtgttttatttcagtaacagaaaagcaaattacAGCACCTGGTTAATTTTTAGGTGGAGATTTTTCTAAACCTGTTTCAATACAGTATGTTACTTATAAGGAAACGGCCTTTCCCCCATACGTCTAGCATCTTCAGGTagccaggctgatcttgaactttccatttCCCTGCTGTTCTGAATGTTGAGCTtcgaggtgtgcaccaccatgcttggcctcCTTATAAGATTATTTCATAAAATTGCCggttaaaataaattcaaatagtAGTAAGTAGAATAAGGAAGTGTGTAGTTCATATAAATTTCCATTctaatatttctataaaaatatttgtaaaaatgtttCTATTCTTCACTTTTTCTATATCTATCCTAAAATGTCAAACTTTTGCCTATTTCTTTGGCATTTATTAATACATTGTTTAAAATTTGTCCAAAACTAGTTTAATATAACTGAAACTTTCTAATTTTGGACATGATGTAttacttactttatttattttgttcttcttaTATTTCCAAATATGCATACTTAAAATAATGATGTATTATCAGGTTATACATTATTATGCAGTTAGTACTTAAATATCTCGTTCAGAGATGATCCAAGTTATTATATTCCTATTTCCCAATGGATATTTTCTTTGGACTTCTTAAAATCTGAGTTAGAATATCTctcctctcctgtgtgtgtgtgtgtgtgtgtgtgtgtgtgtgtgtgtgtttgctctaGTTTGTATATAACTATCAACAAGTCACCCTTAAACTGTGACCACAGTGCATAACTCTTCAGTCCTGTGAACTTGCAGACATACTTACTAATTCCATGTTTTTGAAGATATCCTTCTGGAAGTGATGTTCTTCTCACTCTCTTCTAGAAGAGCTTGCTACTCAGCTGGTCCATTGCAAGTCATGTATTGttccatgatcttcctaaatatTCATTCTAGAAATTTCAATATCATTTGCTTCCATTAATTTATCAGTGTCTgggttttatatctttttttttttcatcctgatTTTGGTGACATTCCTTCTACTAAGTTTTGAACAACAAATTCATAAAAGATTAAGTTCATGCCATTTTGTGAACATGAATATGTCTTTATCTACTCCCACACTTCATTTCCAATTGAGTTGTTATTCACTATGGGATGAAAACAATATTCactcatatttttttaatatttatttattatgtatacaatattctgtctgtgtgtatgcccgaaggccagaagagtgcaccagaccccattacagatggttgtgagccaccatgtggttgctgggaattgaactcaggacctttggaagagcaggcaatgctcttaacctctgagccatctctccagccccctcactcatattttttaaattgtttatttattttggttgtttaGTACCTAGCATTATTACTTAGCAGGTCCATgctggttttattttctctttgggaaTTTTGTCCTGATGTTCTAAATTTAAAGCAAAAAGTACTAGATTATGCCTCCTATGCtgagcttttttttatttttcattttgaatttcaATTATTTCTGCAAGCATTAATTTGTAATTCTTCAGTCTTTTCTTGTACTGATGAcccatattttatatgtttaatttcatgtatcttttattttaattgtgtatatatCATTGTCTAattgttattttcattatttgtagGCATTTTCACTGCTTGCTTATATCCTTTTAaagattcattattttaaaaatatacatgcatgtgtgtttgtggggatGTGCCCATATGTACATTCAGgtgactgcagaggccagaagaaggtgtcagatcctctgaaactggagttacatgtggttgtgcgTTGtcttatgtgggtactggaaactgctcaggtcctctgcaagaacagtatatgcttttaaatgcttttaaGTAAGTTATATGTCTaacttctgtgtttttttttaataagctgATTTTATTTAGTAAAAGCAACGTTCATGGGCAAGAAAAAATATAACCTCATATATAGATACATACTTGAGTTTTtcctaatattattattttatccaaaattgtttctttttctttaaaaatttctgcTTTAAATTGGAAGCTTTCTTCAAATACCTAGAGAATTTTGGCTGCcagtaaatatgtaaaaattaatcACTAACTTGTGGAACTGAACTTGTTTCCTGCCTTGTTAGGTAACCTAGTTCCACTGTTTGGTCCGTGAACTTTTGACcatgttttttatgtttttccacCCAGATACTTTCATCAATCTGTTTAGATTCtctagagaaaaaataaattctggaaGGGTCTAACACTGGTTGCTGGCATTAGAATTAGATGAGAAAGGTTGGGGAGTTCTCATTGTTCAATGTGCAACCTGTAAGAGGATTCTCCTGTTTCCTGTATTTTCTACATTCATTCTTTCTGGATCATTCTCTATAGTAGATAAACCCCAGTTttcagcgggggggggggagagggggctcAGCTGTGGTGTTTTTACTTGTAGAGGTTCAACTCTCTAGTTACGGATACTTGGTATTGTCAGTAAGTGTTTCAgaatcttgtattttttttcccctccagaattttctctatgtgtttttatcctttctcttatttttcattttaaagtctttttcttttgatttaccTTTCTTTAGCCTCAATTACTATTTGTCTCTATCTTACAAGTTAGTGTTTGTTATCTTTCCTTGGATGACActtgttatttgtaatttaacAATTTGCACCATTACATCAGTAAGATGCTATGAGGAAATAAGAGTGTGCTTCAATTTACGGTGCAAACAAGTTAGACCATTTAAAATATCtaggttttcatatttttttttaagacatgggattattttaaaaagctgacCTAAGCATGAACAATGCTGGATATTCtgcaaaactgaaaaacaaacaaacaccgcAAACAGCTTAAACTTCTAAAAATGTTATAAGCAAACCCTTGAAAAACAAATAGCGTATCTATTGCCATGTGCTTAATAAACGACTTAATATCTATGAAGGGTTTGCAGTACTCTCGGTAGACCAGTCCCTTATTAatcattttaacttttataatGCAGGAAGTGCCAAAATATCTCCTCACTGCAGCTGCGTATTCCCAGTCCAGAACATTCTTTCCAGTATGACTTGATTATGTTCATCAACTTTGTAACAACCTTCTTATGTTGGACGAGAGAGTAGAGGGAGTAAAGAATTATATCTTGACACTTCTTGGAATAGAATCCGAGCGCTAAAATGAAGTTTGATGGAAAATGGTATTTAGTAATGAGGAGCAGCAGTTGTCTGTGAAAGAACTGATCTGCTCATTGTatagaaaaaaacaattaaaaaaagaaaaccgcTTTTGAAATCTGAATCATCTTCATTTTTAGGAGACTGGGCCCACCAGTTCGTTTTTtatttcatctgtctgtctttaaaTTGTCTATTCAGATTTCAGTCTTGGGGCCAAAATGAGCTTCGAAGTCACTATGTGGCCGAGGGTGGTCTTGAATGTCTGATCTTTCAcctctggcctgctgggattacGTATGCTACTGCAGCTCTCACCAGTCTTTTCTCTTACGTGGTGGGATGGGTTGGAGCCCACCTGCCAGGGCCCTCCGTTGAGTACCATCAAGACGAAGGTCCGCCAATGGCCCAGAGTGTCCTactggtagtagtggtggtgggtAATTAGCGCGTACGACGTCATTTCCGGGTGCCTCTCCTATAAAAGGCGGTGTCTTGTGAGGCGGGCAACAGGCGCTGGTCGTCGCCGTCTGCCGGTCGCTGGTCTTGCTGCCCGCAGACGCAGACCCAGGACGAGCGAAGGCGCGGCTGTCAGTTGGCTGCCTGGTTCCCACCGGTGCAAGCGAGGGCTGCGTGAGTCGGGTGCGGAGGGAAGACCCGGGGGTGCGGGCTTCTGTGACCGAGCAAGGCCGAGGGCTGCAGCTGCGGGTTGTAGGCGGCAGCGAGGCCCGCGGGAGTCGCGCCCCTCACAGGGCAGCGAGGCCTTCGTGCTTCCCGCCCCTCACAGAGGGCAGCGAGGCCCCGGCTTTCCCGCCCTTCACAGGGCAGCGAGGCCCCGGCGTTCCCGCCCCTCACAGGGCAGCGAGGCCCCGGCGTTCCCGCCCCTCACAGGGCAGCGAGGCCTTCCTGCTTCCCGCCCCTCACAGGGCAGCGAGGCCTTCGTGCTTCCCGCCCCTCACAGAGGGCAGCGAGGCCCCGGCTTTCCCGCCCTTCACAGGGCAGCGAGGCCCCGGCGTTCCCGCCCCTCACAGGGCAGCGAGGCCTTCCTGCTTCCCGCCCCTCACAGGGCAGCGAGGCCTTCGTGCTTCCCGCCCCTCACAGAGGGCAGCGAGGCCCCGGCTTTCCCGCCCCTCACAGAGGGCAGCGAGGCCCCGGCTTTCCCGCCCTTCACAGGGCAGCAAGGCCCCGGCTTTCCCGCCCCTCACAGAGGGCAGCGAGGCCCCGGCTTTCCCGCCCCTCACAGGGCAGCGAGACCTTCGTGCTTCCCGCCCCTCACAGGGCAGCGAGGCCCCGGCTTTCCCGCCCCTCGCAGAGGGCAGCGAGGCCTTCGTGCTTCGCGCTCCTCACAGGGCAGCGAGGCCTAGGCTGTTCCCACCCCTCACAGGGAGACAAGACCCCGGCTTTCCCGCCCCTCACAGGGCAGCGAGGCCTTCGTGCTTCCCGCCCCTCACAGAGGGCAGCGAGGCCTAGGCCGTTCCCGCCCCTCACAGGGAGACAAGACCCCTGCTTTCCCGCCCCTCACAGGGCAGCAAGGCCCCGGCGTTCCCGCCCCTCACAGGGCAGCGAGGCCCCGGCTTTCCCGCCCTTCACAGGGCAGCGAGGCCTTCGTGCTTCGCGCTCCCGTGCGCCCCTGGGCGGCCAGGCCAGGTCTCCGGTCCCGTGACTGTGCTTCTTGACAGGGCGGCGAGGCCCTCTCTGTCCCAGCTTCCGCAGGTCCCGCGTGCTCTGCCATGGCGGCCCCCCGCGGGCCTcccagccccatgcagtctctcCGGGAGGAGGCCGTGTGCTCCATCTGCCTGGATTACTTCCAGGACCCCGTGTCCATCGCCTGCGGGCACAACTTCTGCCGGGAGTGCGTGACCCAGCTGTGGGGCATTGACGAGGAGCCGGAGCGCGGGGTGGCGGGCGAGCACATGGTGCGGGAGGTCTTGTACCGCTGGGCTCGGGAGGAGACGACGCCCCCGCGCCGGGCCCCCGCCCCGCCCTGGGTCCCCGGCGGCCACGGATACCCTCCGAGCCCCTCGGGCCCCGCGGAGCCGGGCTGGGATGCCGTGGAGGCCTGGAACGGGGCGCTGGTCCAGGACCTGCGGATCCGGGTGTTTCCCAACGAGCGGGAGGCGCTTTTCCACAAcgg
Above is a window of Microtus pennsylvanicus isolate mMicPen1 chromosome 15, mMicPen1.hap1, whole genome shotgun sequence DNA encoding:
- the LOC142835986 gene encoding E3 ubiquitin-protein ligase TRIM52-like, with protein sequence MAAPRGPPSPMQSLREEAVCSICLDYFQDPVSIACGHNFCRECVTQLWGIDEEPERGVAGEHMVREVLYRWAREETTPPRRAPAPPWVPGGHGYPPSPSGPAEPGWDAVEAWNGALVQDLRIRVFPNEREALFHNGHHYHHFGRYRHRHIFRRGPPHPRVRRQLYPNTRPRSPPRTPPRTPPRPHIPQVFSCPQCRRIFPSRSYRPNLQLANMVHIIRQISRTP